One part of the Nitrospiria bacterium genome encodes these proteins:
- the acs gene encoding acetate--CoA ligase, translating to MAQPTIESVLKERRVFKPRSAFSRWAHIKSLKEYKKIAQSAESKPEAFWAKIAGELHWFKKWKKVLQWDPPFAKWFVGGKINIAYNCIDRHLQTWRRNKAAIIWEGEPGDTRVLTFQELHREVCKFANVLKQLGARPGDRVALYMPMVPELAIAMLACARIGATHSIIFGGFSAEALKDRINDAKARFLVTADGSYRKGAVVPLKENVDKALTQTPTIEKVVVVRRVGSPVPMEENRDLWWHDLMKGASAVCEAEPLDSEHPLFILYTSGTTGKPKGVVHSTAGYLVQTYISSKWVFDLKDEDTYWCTADIGWVTGHSYIVYGILANGVTSVMFEGALTHPGPDRVWEMIEKYRVNVFYTAPTAIRALMKLGNQWPEKHDLGSLRLLGTVGEPINPEAWMWYNTVIGKGRSPIVDTWWQTETGAILITPLPGATPTKPGSATLPFPGIVAEVVNKDGTPAGPDQGGYLVIRKPWPAMLRTIYGDPERYKTQYWNFVEGCYFTGDGARRDKDGYFWVMGRVDDVINVSGHRLGTMEIESALVSHPTVAEAAVVGKPDELKGTAIEAFVTLKTGNNPSAALKETLREHVTKEIGAIARPDEIRFTDALPKTRSGKIMRRLLRDIASGKTTVGDTTTLEDYSVLTKLMQEEE from the coding sequence ATGGCTCAACCAACCATCGAATCCGTGTTGAAAGAGCGCCGCGTCTTCAAACCCCGGTCCGCCTTCAGCCGGTGGGCCCACATCAAAAGCCTGAAGGAATACAAAAAGATCGCCCAGTCGGCCGAGTCCAAACCCGAGGCGTTCTGGGCCAAGATCGCGGGCGAGCTTCATTGGTTCAAAAAATGGAAAAAAGTCCTTCAGTGGGACCCGCCGTTCGCCAAGTGGTTCGTGGGCGGCAAGATCAACATCGCCTACAACTGCATCGACCGTCACCTCCAGACCTGGCGTCGGAACAAGGCCGCGATCATCTGGGAAGGCGAGCCCGGCGACACCCGAGTCCTGACCTTCCAGGAGCTTCACCGCGAGGTCTGCAAGTTTGCCAACGTGCTGAAGCAGTTGGGGGCGAGACCCGGTGATCGCGTGGCCCTCTACATGCCCATGGTTCCGGAGCTGGCGATCGCAATGCTGGCCTGCGCCCGGATCGGGGCCACCCACAGCATCATATTCGGAGGCTTCTCGGCCGAGGCCCTCAAGGACCGGATCAACGACGCCAAGGCCCGGTTCCTCGTCACCGCCGACGGCAGCTACCGAAAGGGCGCGGTCGTTCCGCTGAAGGAGAATGTGGACAAGGCGCTGACCCAGACCCCCACCATCGAGAAAGTGGTGGTGGTCCGCCGGGTCGGATCGCCCGTCCCGATGGAGGAGAATCGCGACCTTTGGTGGCACGACCTGATGAAAGGGGCGTCCGCCGTCTGCGAGGCCGAGCCGCTGGATTCGGAGCATCCCTTATTCATTCTCTACACCAGCGGCACCACCGGAAAACCCAAGGGGGTCGTCCATTCCACGGCCGGTTACCTCGTCCAGACCTACATCAGCAGCAAGTGGGTCTTCGACTTGAAAGACGAGGACACCTACTGGTGCACCGCCGACATCGGCTGGGTCACCGGTCACAGCTACATCGTCTACGGGATCCTCGCCAACGGCGTCACCTCGGTGATGTTCGAGGGCGCGCTGACCCATCCGGGTCCAGACCGGGTCTGGGAAATGATTGAAAAATATCGCGTGAACGTCTTCTACACCGCCCCGACCGCGATCCGGGCCCTCATGAAGCTGGGAAATCAGTGGCCCGAGAAACACGACCTCGGCAGCCTCCGGCTTCTGGGAACGGTGGGCGAGCCGATCAACCCCGAAGCCTGGATGTGGTACAACACCGTCATTGGAAAGGGGCGCTCCCCCATCGTGGACACCTGGTGGCAAACCGAGACGGGGGCCATTCTTATTACGCCGTTGCCGGGAGCGACCCCCACCAAACCCGGCTCGGCCACCCTGCCCTTTCCCGGCATCGTGGCGGAGGTGGTCAACAAGGACGGCACGCCGGCCGGACCGGACCAGGGAGGCTATCTCGTGATCCGGAAACCGTGGCCGGCCATGCTCCGAACGATCTACGGGGACCCCGAACGGTATAAAACACAGTACTGGAATTTCGTCGAGGGCTGTTATTTCACGGGCGACGGCGCCCGTCGCGACAAGGACGGGTATTTTTGGGTGATGGGCCGCGTGGACGATGTGATCAACGTTTCGGGCCACCGGCTGGGCACCATGGAAATCGAGAGCGCGCTGGTCAGTCATCCGACCGTGGCCGAGGCGGCCGTGGTCGGCAAGCCGGACGAATTAAAGGGAACGGCCATCGAGGCCTTCGTCACCCTCAAAACCGGGAACAACCCTTCGGCGGCGTTGAAAGAGACGCTTCGCGAGCACGTCA